The following are from one region of the Corynebacterium hindlerae genome:
- a CDS encoding HK97 family phage prohead protease has translation MKPSTVVLASESARTIEGMVLPWGEAGATNRGEIIFPRGSLNIPSDLSRVKLLAGHSPAGVPVGFAIAAEERDEGLYMCFQLGSSEAATTALTQAQDHIIDSFSIEAAGVRQRGREATDGLLKAVALVPFPAFHSARIGLVNAEEHDEPHEPVDEPPTTDTTDEETKESEEMPQPTITPPATTARVATVPKGVAPEPPTEVHASLHEATEILLAANQGAMSMDEVHAALTDITGTNTLTTTPATWLGELWSGVAYKRRIVPLVQNAALRGRRAHGMRWKTKPTIAKWKGDKTDIHSSKAEWEEVEMRAQPWAGGNDLDRQIFDFKEADALRMYWAAMAESYAYETDKELAAFLVKNATDVQESAPDLIRAISRGAIRLDEKTHSPATFALVNPSDLETVLDFSQLDVPHFTGLTPVSTPDKWVTSEFVEKGTAIVGSKLAATFYELPGSPLRVEAEHIAKGGRDAALFGYTAQMINRADGLMKVHFAKSPAPKPEIV, from the coding sequence ATGAAACCTAGCACTGTAGTGCTTGCCAGTGAATCCGCTCGCACCATCGAAGGAATGGTGCTGCCATGGGGTGAAGCCGGTGCCACCAACCGGGGTGAAATCATTTTCCCCCGCGGGTCCCTGAATATCCCTAGCGACCTATCCCGCGTGAAGCTGCTCGCGGGGCACTCACCCGCCGGTGTGCCCGTGGGATTTGCCATCGCTGCCGAAGAGCGTGACGAAGGGCTGTATATGTGCTTCCAGCTTGGAAGCTCCGAGGCAGCCACCACCGCCCTAACGCAGGCACAGGATCACATCATCGATTCGTTTTCGATTGAGGCGGCGGGCGTGAGGCAGCGCGGGCGTGAGGCTACCGACGGGCTACTAAAAGCGGTCGCGCTGGTCCCGTTCCCCGCGTTCCATTCCGCACGCATTGGCCTAGTCAACGCCGAAGAGCACGACGAACCACACGAACCGGTGGACGAACCACCAACTACCGACACCACCGACGAAGAGACCAAGGAGTCCGAAGAAATGCCACAGCCAACCATCACCCCACCGGCCACCACGGCGCGCGTTGCGACCGTTCCGAAGGGCGTCGCCCCTGAACCACCTACCGAGGTACACGCGTCGCTGCATGAGGCGACCGAAATCTTGCTGGCAGCGAACCAAGGCGCCATGAGCATGGACGAAGTTCACGCCGCGCTGACCGACATCACCGGCACTAACACGCTGACCACTACCCCGGCCACCTGGCTAGGTGAGCTGTGGAGCGGCGTAGCCTACAAGCGCCGTATCGTGCCACTGGTCCAGAATGCAGCCCTCCGAGGTCGCCGCGCTCACGGCATGCGCTGGAAAACCAAGCCCACTATTGCAAAGTGGAAGGGCGATAAAACCGATATCCACTCTTCTAAGGCTGAGTGGGAGGAAGTCGAGATGAGAGCCCAGCCATGGGCAGGCGGTAACGACCTTGACCGCCAGATTTTCGACTTCAAGGAGGCCGACGCGTTGCGCATGTATTGGGCAGCGATGGCCGAAAGCTACGCGTACGAGACCGATAAAGAGCTTGCGGCATTCCTGGTCAAGAACGCAACCGACGTGCAGGAATCCGCCCCTGACCTGATCCGTGCAATTAGCCGTGGCGCTATCCGACTGGACGAAAAGACCCACTCCCCGGCAACATTCGCGCTGGTCAACCCGTCCGACCTTGAGACCGTCCTGGACTTTTCCCAGCTGGACGTGCCACACTTCACCGGCCTAACCCCGGTGTCCACCCCTGATAAGTGGGTCACGTCTGAATTCGTCGAAAAGGGCACCGCCATCGTGGGCTCTAAGCTCGCTGCCACGTTCTACGAGCTCCCCGGCTCCCCGCTCCGAGTCGAAGCGGAACACATCGCGAAGGGTGGACGCGACGCGGCACTGTTCGGATACACGGCACAGATGATCAACCGCGCCGATGGCCTGATGAAGGTCCACTTTGCTAAGTCCCCAGCACCTAAGCCGGAAATCGTCTAA
- a CDS encoding HK97 gp10 family phage protein: MANGFVSASTHVKGARELRRTLKQAGGDLSQLREANREAARSILPIAAGLAPVKTGALKASLRVGATQRAGIVRAGKKAVPYAGPIHWGWQARGIKANPFMTEAATNNEHIWIEAYMDAVEKAIRQVKGK; encoded by the coding sequence ATGGCCAACGGATTCGTTTCAGCGAGCACCCACGTCAAGGGTGCGCGTGAGCTTAGGCGCACGCTGAAACAGGCGGGCGGTGATCTATCGCAGCTCCGAGAGGCTAACCGAGAGGCCGCCCGCTCTATCCTCCCTATCGCTGCCGGGTTGGCACCTGTGAAAACCGGGGCGCTGAAAGCGTCCTTGCGTGTTGGTGCTACCCAGCGGGCGGGAATTGTCCGAGCCGGTAAAAAGGCCGTCCCCTATGCCGGGCCGATCCATTGGGGTTGGCAGGCACGCGGCATTAAAGCTAACCCGTTCATGACCGAGGCAGCGACAAATAACGAGCATATTTGGATCGAGGCTTACATGGACGCGGTCGAGAAAGCAATTCGCCAAGTGAAAGGTAAATAA
- a CDS encoding terminase, whose product MTLYVPPKFITKPRFHTPPTPGAKHLAGKIATVAKFLGKPCLHWQYMANMVATELDDNGKFRYHTVLISVPRQSGKTTGTMARGVHATITTPGGRLWYTAQTGQAARERWIKEAADPAESTMRGLCKIKRGAGDTRMQVPGIGSEFRPMPPTADYLHGEQSDQVFIDEPWAHTEAEGAALMQAIVPTMATRKGIGHGPQITFLSTKGTAASTWWHSMLDEAINDPKSGIAVIDYGISDDVDPTDIPAVIAAHPGVGSGLIDEQAVWEASEKLTPAEFARGYGNVATSSWSPLFTPAVIDAATTDTPLDDGPVHIGVAVSWDRSLAAIVAVGTIGPVPAVEVIAARPGTSWVPGMLRAIRNAQAPASITIDAHGPAAALAEELSTTMPHDITHAAADDLVIGTETLMTLITTDPPGVLIRRDDGLTTELGAAKLRSLGDRGRLISRKTSAGPIPRIEAAILGLRAAHTHRPKPEQPRIWSPA is encoded by the coding sequence CGCCGGGCGCTAAGCACCTAGCCGGGAAAATCGCGACGGTAGCGAAGTTTCTAGGCAAGCCGTGCCTGCATTGGCAGTACATGGCTAACATGGTCGCGACCGAGCTCGACGATAACGGTAAATTCCGCTATCACACCGTGCTCATTTCCGTGCCCCGTCAGTCCGGTAAGACCACTGGCACCATGGCCCGTGGCGTCCACGCCACAATCACGACCCCGGGCGGGCGTCTGTGGTACACCGCGCAAACCGGGCAAGCAGCGCGTGAGCGGTGGATCAAAGAGGCCGCCGACCCGGCCGAGTCCACTATGCGCGGTCTATGCAAGATCAAACGTGGCGCGGGTGATACACGTATGCAGGTGCCAGGTATCGGGTCCGAGTTTAGACCTATGCCACCCACTGCCGATTACCTACATGGCGAACAGTCAGACCAGGTATTCATCGACGAGCCTTGGGCACACACCGAGGCCGAAGGCGCGGCACTCATGCAGGCCATCGTCCCCACCATGGCCACCCGCAAAGGCATTGGCCACGGTCCACAGATCACCTTCCTGTCGACGAAGGGCACAGCGGCGTCGACATGGTGGCACAGCATGCTGGACGAAGCCATCAACGACCCGAAAAGCGGTATCGCCGTCATCGATTACGGCATTTCCGACGATGTGGACCCCACGGATATACCGGCGGTGATCGCAGCTCACCCCGGGGTGGGCTCCGGGCTGATCGACGAACAGGCGGTGTGGGAGGCGTCCGAAAAGCTCACCCCTGCAGAATTTGCGCGCGGTTACGGCAATGTGGCTACATCGTCATGGTCGCCGCTGTTTACCCCGGCAGTGATCGACGCTGCCACCACTGACACCCCGCTAGATGATGGGCCGGTGCATATCGGTGTCGCGGTGTCGTGGGATCGCTCGCTAGCTGCCATCGTCGCTGTCGGCACCATCGGGCCGGTGCCCGCGGTAGAGGTGATCGCAGCAAGACCCGGCACATCGTGGGTCCCCGGCATGCTCCGAGCCATTCGCAACGCACAGGCCCCCGCGTCCATCACCATTGACGCTCACGGGCCCGCTGCAGCGCTCGCCGAAGAGCTCTCAACCACCATGCCCCACGACATCACGCACGCTGCAGCGGATGACCTAGTGATAGGCACTGAAACGCTAATGACACTGATCACTACCGATCCCCCGGGGGTCCTGATCCGTCGAGATGATGGACTCACCACCGAGCTAGGCGCGGCTAAACTCCGGTCGCTAGGTGACCGGGGGCGGCTCATATCCCGCAAAACATCCGCCGGGCCTATCCCCCGCATTGAGGCCGCAATTTTGGGCCTTCGAGCTGCACACACCCACCGCCCTAAACCCGAGCAACCGAGGATATGGAGCCCCGCATGA
- a CDS encoding phage portal protein translates to MSFLARVRDALAIPAVAAGTVAYESPWATRGNLIEVFAPEIAPINVSRAVAMSIPAVARARRIICTAVARCSLTVTPATTQPAWVDRTDGPVSPWHRMVWTVDDLLFYGASLWAVERDTDGRVIAADRVPFDEWGVTATGAITWRGVEVDDQTVIHIPAADEGILTTGAAAIRHAAALAAAASKAANSPAAHTELHQTEGEPLTDSDVQKLVDGWIRARNSPNGAVSFTNKAIQVIEHGTFDTHLLIDGRNAAALDIARMCGIPAVLLDVAAVDNTIKYENIQARNLELIDYCLDSFMAPIAARLGMDDVVAPGQSVAFDVEQLTAIPDMIRVPDDRTSDDDN, encoded by the coding sequence ATGTCATTCCTTGCTCGCGTGCGTGACGCCCTGGCTATCCCCGCCGTCGCCGCGGGAACAGTAGCCTATGAGTCCCCATGGGCTACCCGGGGCAACCTCATTGAGGTTTTCGCCCCAGAAATCGCGCCGATTAACGTCAGTCGCGCTGTGGCTATGAGCATTCCAGCCGTAGCCCGCGCCCGCCGGATCATCTGCACCGCCGTAGCCCGGTGCTCGCTGACAGTCACCCCGGCCACCACTCAACCGGCTTGGGTAGATCGCACAGACGGGCCTGTCTCACCGTGGCACCGCATGGTCTGGACCGTGGATGATCTCCTTTTCTATGGCGCGTCCTTATGGGCCGTGGAGCGCGACACCGACGGGCGCGTGATCGCAGCTGATCGCGTCCCATTCGATGAATGGGGGGTAACTGCTACGGGCGCTATCACATGGCGCGGTGTCGAGGTGGACGACCAGACCGTGATCCATATTCCCGCCGCCGATGAAGGCATTCTTACCACCGGGGCGGCTGCTATCCGCCACGCTGCAGCGCTGGCAGCGGCAGCGTCCAAGGCTGCTAACTCGCCCGCGGCACACACCGAGCTGCACCAGACAGAGGGCGAACCGCTGACAGACTCCGATGTGCAAAAGCTGGTGGATGGGTGGATTAGGGCCCGGAACTCCCCTAACGGGGCCGTGTCCTTCACGAACAAGGCAATTCAGGTGATCGAACATGGCACCTTTGACACTCACCTGCTGATCGACGGGCGGAATGCTGCAGCGCTGGACATCGCCCGCATGTGTGGAATCCCCGCCGTCCTGCTAGACGTCGCTGCTGTGGACAACACCATCAAATATGAGAATATTCAAGCCCGTAACCTTGAGTTGATCGATTATTGCCTAGATTCGTTCATGGCACCGATCGCAGCGCGCCTAGGTATGGATGACGTCGTGGCCCCCGGCCAGTCCGTGGCGTTCGACGTGGAGCAGTTGACCGCTATTCCTGACATGATACGAGTCCCTGACGATAGGACCAGCGATGACGACAACTGA
- a CDS encoding N-acetylmuramoyl-L-alanine amidase, with protein MTTTDISNIFDFGGPRTRPIMGICIHTTESADGARAIDVARWQASSRTGSYHRLVDTHGDLVICNTDDWTTWSVGNVGNDILLHLSFVARAAWTRDQWLAQDHMLTLGAVQVATWAKAHDIPLEKIGPNDLLQKKRGVCGHVDCQVWGGTDHTDPGRSFPWDVLLDKARRILSPPEHKELKMDDILQLLHRINAVVTDISLQQGAGDNYSGFPQGGNRTLYDLVAAIGAEVGVPDCKDIKAG; from the coding sequence ATGACGACAACTGACATTTCTAACATTTTCGATTTCGGGGGTCCACGGACCCGCCCCATCATGGGGATCTGCATTCACACCACGGAATCCGCCGACGGTGCCCGTGCTATCGACGTGGCCCGCTGGCAAGCCAGTTCACGCACTGGCAGCTACCACCGCCTAGTAGATACGCACGGTGACCTAGTCATCTGTAACACCGATGACTGGACTACCTGGAGTGTGGGCAATGTGGGCAATGACATTTTGCTTCACCTGTCATTTGTGGCCCGCGCGGCGTGGACACGTGACCAGTGGCTAGCACAGGATCACATGCTGACCCTAGGGGCCGTCCAGGTAGCCACGTGGGCTAAGGCTCACGATATCCCGCTAGAAAAGATCGGTCCTAACGATCTGCTTCAGAAAAAGCGCGGCGTGTGTGGACATGTTGACTGCCAGGTATGGGGTGGCACCGATCACACAGACCCGGGCCGTAGCTTTCCGTGGGATGTGCTGCTAGATAAAGCCCGCCGAATCCTGTCACCTCCAGAGCATAAGGAACTAAAAATGGATGACATTTTGCAACTACTGCACCGAATTAACGCCGTAGTAACGGACATCTCACTGCAACAGGGGGCCGGTGACAATTACAGCGGTTTCCCACAGGGCGGAAATCGCACCCTGTATGACCTGGTCGCCGCAATTGGTGCCGAGGTAGGGGTGCCAGACTGCAAGGACATCAAGGCAGGTTAG